In Geoalkalibacter sp., the following proteins share a genomic window:
- a CDS encoding pseudouridine synthase, with protein sequence MQERLQKLIASAGLGSRRQAEEWIAAGLVSINDRVATLGEKADPHKDRILVKGRPLPRAEEKVYLLLHKPAGYVTTLSDPEGRPIVTDLLKNCAARVFPVGRLDVATEGLLLLTNDGVLAQRLAHPRHKVEKTYLVKVRGLLSDEARRQLEKGVKLEDGLTLPALVEKVRTTAGNTWFELVLREGRNRQVRRMCEALGYPVVRLKRLRVGFLELGGLGVGQYRCLTRREISRLGEL encoded by the coding sequence ATGCAGGAGCGTTTGCAGAAGCTGATTGCCTCGGCCGGATTGGGCTCGCGCCGTCAGGCGGAGGAATGGATCGCCGCCGGGCTGGTTTCGATCAACGACCGTGTCGCGACCCTGGGTGAGAAAGCCGACCCGCACAAGGATCGGATTCTGGTCAAGGGTCGGCCCTTGCCGCGCGCCGAGGAGAAAGTCTATTTGCTCCTGCACAAGCCTGCGGGTTACGTGACGACGCTGAGCGATCCCGAGGGGCGGCCCATCGTGACCGATTTGCTCAAGAATTGCGCGGCGCGCGTTTTTCCCGTCGGACGTCTGGATGTCGCCACGGAGGGCTTGCTGCTTCTGACCAACGATGGCGTCCTGGCTCAGCGACTGGCGCATCCGCGCCACAAGGTTGAAAAAACCTATTTGGTGAAAGTCCGGGGCCTGCTGAGCGATGAGGCGCGCCGTCAGTTGGAGAAGGGTGTCAAATTGGAGGATGGATTGACGCTGCCGGCGCTTGTCGAGAAGGTGCGAACCACGGCCGGCAACACCTGGTTCGAACTGGTGCTGCGCGAGGGGCGCAACCGGCAGGTGCGACGCATGTGCGAGGCGCTCGGCTACCCCGTGGTGCGCCTCAAGCGTCTGCGCGTCGGCTTTCTGGAGTTGGGCGGTCTTGGGGTGGGGCAATACCGTTGCCTGACCCGCCGGGAAATATCACGTCTTGGAGAGCTATAA
- a CDS encoding tetratricopeptide repeat protein yields MSNKEKLIASAQKNLLKGQVTKAIKDYQRVVELDPKDIRNRQKLADLFVRAKMLKEAQEHYEAVARYFSENGFFLKAIAVYKQMQRLDPSRIDIYHRLAELNARQGLVGNSLAEYKSLVNHYEKLGLLPEAVNVLQKMKDVDPENLNIRVKIAETYARAGMQDKGKAEFLDILKALKAKRDPAKILKLFEIFQPLFPEDMEIRIGQARALIDAGDAAKGVDRLKKLLVAQPANPDLLRHLAAGLHRLGDFEGERAACKNLLELVPGDAHIREGYLRACLKAQNPEEALEKLELWREDFVAAKRIDLLKDLYEKLHEALPREPRVVKGLKSLYQTLGEGDKLLDIMAFSGDASLVDSLADEDGERHPPLPSADTAEFLQLGEDSKEELLGEEPDQIEDLPLEFLMDEPAPAEPVREEPRIREPLVDEDLELDLEFDGEIFAETVPMAATKISGEDDAFDGDSGELELIELPELLSGEPAFVEDLAESESVPTPEEGGADFFADELPDLEFDLEPQPESLSASSSAAGGATSVPLSEVDRARLDGDLHRFKKVLESQIDEGDAETHFNLGIAFKEMGLLDDAVAEFDQAMKNLARRLDSLALKGICLAEKGDLDGAEEAFKSALLLPDIAESDLCNLYFELGLLHEKRRQAKEALGYFERVAVQDPSFREVSQVIRKLRRELGIGGGDDKGRVSYL; encoded by the coding sequence TTGTCGAATAAAGAAAAATTGATCGCCTCGGCCCAGAAAAACCTGCTCAAGGGGCAGGTGACCAAGGCGATCAAGGATTACCAGCGGGTGGTCGAGCTTGACCCCAAGGATATTCGCAACCGCCAGAAACTGGCCGACCTCTTCGTGCGCGCCAAAATGCTCAAGGAGGCACAGGAGCACTATGAGGCGGTGGCGCGCTATTTTTCGGAAAACGGCTTCTTCCTCAAGGCCATCGCCGTTTACAAGCAGATGCAGAGGCTCGATCCGTCGCGCATCGATATCTATCATCGGCTGGCCGAGCTCAATGCCCGCCAGGGCCTGGTGGGCAACTCGCTCGCGGAATACAAAAGCCTGGTGAATCATTACGAGAAGCTGGGGCTGTTGCCCGAAGCCGTCAACGTTCTGCAAAAGATGAAAGATGTCGATCCGGAAAATCTCAATATCCGGGTCAAAATCGCTGAAACCTACGCCCGGGCCGGGATGCAGGACAAGGGTAAAGCCGAATTTCTCGATATCCTCAAAGCGCTCAAGGCCAAGCGCGACCCTGCGAAAATCCTCAAGCTGTTTGAAATTTTTCAACCTCTCTTTCCCGAGGATATGGAGATCCGCATCGGTCAGGCCCGCGCCCTGATTGATGCAGGCGATGCGGCCAAGGGAGTCGATCGGCTCAAAAAACTTCTCGTCGCGCAACCCGCCAATCCCGACCTGTTGCGTCATCTGGCGGCGGGGCTTCATCGTCTGGGGGATTTCGAGGGAGAACGCGCCGCCTGCAAGAATCTGCTCGAATTGGTACCCGGCGATGCGCATATCCGCGAGGGGTATCTGCGCGCCTGTCTCAAAGCGCAAAATCCCGAGGAGGCCCTGGAGAAGCTCGAACTCTGGCGCGAGGATTTTGTCGCCGCCAAGCGTATCGACCTGCTCAAGGATCTCTACGAGAAGCTTCATGAGGCCCTGCCGCGGGAACCGCGGGTCGTCAAAGGCCTCAAAAGTCTCTACCAGACCCTCGGTGAAGGCGATAAATTGCTCGACATCATGGCCTTTTCCGGCGACGCCAGCCTGGTCGACTCCCTCGCGGACGAAGATGGCGAGCGCCACCCGCCTCTTCCGAGCGCGGATACGGCGGAGTTTCTGCAACTGGGCGAGGATTCGAAAGAGGAACTTCTCGGCGAGGAGCCCGACCAGATCGAGGATCTCCCCCTGGAATTTCTCATGGACGAACCAGCCCCCGCGGAGCCTGTCAGGGAAGAGCCGCGGATCAGGGAGCCCTTGGTCGACGAGGATCTGGAACTGGATCTCGAATTTGACGGGGAGATCTTCGCCGAGACCGTTCCCATGGCGGCTACCAAAATCTCCGGCGAGGACGATGCCTTCGACGGCGACTCCGGAGAACTGGAACTCATCGAGTTGCCCGAATTGCTTTCCGGGGAACCGGCGTTCGTCGAAGACCTCGCCGAATCCGAATCGGTTCCGACGCCGGAGGAGGGCGGAGCGGATTTTTTCGCCGACGAACTGCCCGACCTGGAATTCGACCTGGAACCGCAGCCTGAGTCTTTATCCGCAAGCAGTTCGGCGGCTGGAGGGGCGACATCCGTGCCTCTGAGCGAGGTGGATCGCGCGCGCCTGGATGGTGATCTGCATCGGTTCAAGAAAGTGCTGGAAAGCCAAATCGATGAAGGCGACGCCGAAACCCATTTCAATCTGGGGATCGCATTCAAGGAGATGGGCCTTCTCGATGATGCGGTCGCCGAGTTCGACCAGGCGATGAAAAATCTGGCGCGCCGGCTCGATTCCCTTGCTCTCAAGGGCATTTGTCTCGCGGAAAAAGGTGATCTCGACGGCGCCGAGGAGGCTTTCAAGTCGGCTCTACTTCTGCCGGATATCGCCGAGAGCGATCTGTGC